The bacterium genome includes the window CAGCCGAACTTGGTGCCGGTCAGGCCCAGCGAATCGCGCAGCGCCCAGAGCACGGGCGTGGAGGGATCGACGTCCAGCTGCTGTGCGCGGCCGTTGACTTGCAAGGTGGTCATGGAGGGCTCCTGAAAACGGGGGTGTCGGGAATGCGGGGGTTCCCGCGGCCGAGCCCCGGGAAGGGCGCCAGTGTCGACCAGGGCACCCGCCCGGCGTTAGCCTGAACCTGCGCCATGCTTGCCCATTCCTGCGAGCGCGCTGCACAAACGAGCAAGTGCCGATACCATGGCCCGCAGACCTGACACCAGCATCCCGCCATGCCCGATTCTTCCTCCACCCCACCCGCGCCCGGCGCGCGCGCGTCCATCGTCCGGCGCTTGCTGGAGCGGGCGATCGACAGCTCGCCGCACATGCCGCCCGAGATTCCGGGACTGATGCTGATCCGCATCGACCAGCCCTTCCTGAACACCTGCAGCGTCTACGAACCCTGCGTGGCCGTGATCGTGCAGGGCAGCAAGCGGATCACGCTGGGCGACGAGACCCTGTGCTACGGCGAGGATCGCTACCTGATCACGTCGATGGACCTGCCGGTGAGGTCGGCGGTGGTCGAGGCCAGCGCCGAGCGGCCTTACCTCGGCGTGGCCCTACGCCTGGACTGGCGCGAGATCGCCTCGCTGATGCTGGAGTCGCCCGCGGCACCCGCAGGGACCGTGGCCCGCGACAGCCGCGCCATGACCACCGGCGCCATCACCGCGCCCCTGCTCGAAGCCTTTGACCGCCTGCTCGCCCTGCTGGACCAGCCCGAGCACATCCCGGCGCTGGCGCCGCTCATCAAGCGCGAAATCCACTACCGCCTGCTCACGGGCGAGGCTGGCGCTCGCCTGCGCCAGATCGCCACCGTCGACACCCAGAGCCACCAGGTCGCGCGCGCCATCGCCAGCCTCAACGCCCGCTTCACCGAGCCGCTGCGGGTCGAGACACTGGCCCGTGAATCGGGCATGAGCCTCTCCACCTTCCACCACCACTTCAAGACCCTGACGGCCATGAGCCCGCTGCAGTACCAGAAGCAGCTGCGCCTGACCGAGGCGCGCCGCCTCATGCTCTCCGAAGGCATGGACGCCTCCACCTCGGCGTTTCGCGTCGGCTACGAAAGCCCGTCGCAGTTCAGCCGCGAGTACCGGCGCATGTTCGGCGCGCCGCCGTCGAAAGACGTGGCCGACTTCCGCTGGCAGGAGCCAATAACGGCTTGAGGCGGACGCTCTCTCGACAGCCCATAAGCCGTTCGCACTGAGCCTGTCGAAGTGCTCACCGCGCCGCCACCTCGCGCACCGCCGCCAGAAATGCCCCCAGCGCCGACTGGTCGCGCCCGGTGCGCCAGAGGCAGTGCGTGTCGTAGGGCGCGAGCGGCTGGGCCAGCGGCACGAAGGCCACGCCGGGCAGGCCGGCCTGCTGCAATGCGGCGGGCACCAGGCCCACGCCGAGCCCCTGCGCGATGACCGAGACCACGCTCAGCCAGTGCCGCAATTCGAAGGCCAGCGACGGCTCGAACC containing:
- a CDS encoding (2Fe-2S)-binding protein is translated as MTTLQVNGRAQQLDVDPSTPVLWALRDSLGLTGTKFG
- a CDS encoding LysR substrate-binding domain-containing protein yields the protein PAGFSQILVSSQPFMACLPSGHPLANAKVLSLDQLKGEAFAIVMRAVSPDYHDRILAACADAGFEPSLAFELRHWLSVVSVIAQGLGVGLVPAALQQAGLPGVAFVPLAQPLAPYDTHCLWRTGRDQSALGAFLAAVREVAAR
- a CDS encoding AraC family transcriptional regulator; translated protein: MPDSSSTPPAPGARASIVRRLLERAIDSSPHMPPEIPGLMLIRIDQPFLNTCSVYEPCVAVIVQGSKRITLGDETLCYGEDRYLITSMDLPVRSAVVEASAERPYLGVALRLDWREIASLMLESPAAPAGTVARDSRAMTTGAITAPLLEAFDRLLALLDQPEHIPALAPLIKREIHYRLLTGEAGARLRQIATVDTQSHQVARAIASLNARFTEPLRVETLARESGMSLSTFHHHFKTLTAMSPLQYQKQLRLTEARRLMLSEGMDASTSAFRVGYESPSQFSREYRRMFGAPPSKDVADFRWQEPITA